The sequence AGATGGACCGCTTCCCGTCCGGCGCCTTCTCCGGCGCTCCCCGCAGGTCACGCAGCATCTGCGGGATCATCCGAAACTGGACACCCGCGGTGCGCACGGTGAAGTAGAGACCGAGTAACACCAGAATCGGGATGACGAGGTACGTCCAGAAGACGTCGTTCACCTCGCCGATGAGTTCCATCAGCGCGTCCATGCGCCCGCTCCTCACCTTGTGGGTCGTCGGGGGGTCTTGAATCGCGCGACAGTGTACGCAGGCGGGTGATGCGTTTCGTGAGCTCGGGGTGGCCAGGACCCAGGACGGCCCTGGCCACCCCGAGCCGGACGAGGTACCCGGGGCGGAGACGAAGCTCCTCGGCCGTCGCCGGAACCTCCCGTTCGGGCTGTGTCGAAAGCGCCGGTTCAGCCGTGCAGCGCCCGTTTCATGACCTTGCCCATGTCGTTGCGGGGCAGCGCGTCGAGGAACCGCACCACGCGGGGGCGTTTGTGCGGGGTGAGCAGAGTGGCGACGTGCTCGGCCAGTTCCTCTTCCGACGGCGGGGTGCCCTGCGGCACGACCCATGCCACGATCCGCTCGCCGAGGTCGGCGTCCGGTTCGCCGGTGACGGCGGCCTCGGCGACCCCGGGGTGTTCGAGCAGGGCGTTCTCGATCTCGCCCGCACCGATGCGATACCCACCGCTCTTGATCAGGTCGGTGGCTTTGCGTCCCACGATGCGCACATATCCGTCGGGGTCGCGCACAGCCATGTCACCGGTGCGAAACCATCCGTCGTGAAATGCCCCCTCGGTCGCGTCGGGCCGGTTCAGGTACTCGGTGAACAGGTTGGGGCCCCGCACCTCGATCTCGCCGACCGTCTCGCCGTCCCACACCTCGATGGGCGTGCCCTGCTCGTCAACCAGCCGCAGTTCGACTCCGGGCAGCGGCAGGCCGACCGTGCCCGGCCTGCGTTCGCCGTCGGCCCGCACGCTGGTGTTCATCAGTGTCTCGGTCATGCCGTAGCGCTCGACGATCCGCTGCCCTGTGGCGGCGGTGATGCGCTCGTGGTCATGCACGGGCAACGCCGCCGACCCCGACACCAGCAGCCGGGCACCGGCCAGTGCCTCCGCGAGACCGGCGTCGCCCGCGACCTCGCCGGCGATCCGGTGATACATCGTGGGAACGCCGAACATCATGGTGGCGCCGGTGGTCAGCTCGGCGGCCACGGCGGCGGGGGAGAACCGGCCCACGTGCCGGACGCTGCCGCCCCTGCGCAGCGGCCCGAGGATGCCCAGGATCAGGCCGTGGACGTGGAACAGCGGCAGAGCGTGGATGAGGACGTCGTCGGCGGTCCACTGCCAGGCGTCGCCGAGTGCGTCGAGGGTGCTCACCACGGCGCGCCGGGGCAGCACGACGCCTTTGGGCGCTCCGGTGGTGCCCGACGTGTAGACGACGAACGCGGGCGACTCGTCGTCCGTGTCGTTTTCGCAGGGCGGGTCGGCCCTGTCGGCGAGACCGACCTCGACGCGGGTGACGGAGTCCAGGCCCGGGGGCAGGCTGGCGCCGGGCTCGGTGAGGACGAGTCCCGGCTCGCTGTCGGCGACGATGTGGGCCAGCTCGCGCTGCCCGATCTTGGGGTTGATCGGCACGGCGGGCACGCCCGCGAGCAGGGCCGCGACGGTCGCCACGGCGGTCTCCAGGCTCGGGGTGGCCCACACGGCCACGCGCGGGGACTCGCCCCCTGCCGAGCGGATCCGGTGGGCGAGCGCGCCCGCTGTCGCGGCGAGTTCGCCGTAGGTCAGCCCGCGGTCGCCGAACCGCAGCGCGGGATCGTCGCCGGATGTCCGGAGGGCGGGAAAGAGCACGGTCACCGAATCTCCTTGTCGCCGACAGTGTCGTGGTCTGGGCTGTCAGCGGCCTATGGTGCCAGGCTCAGGGGGCCGCGATCGCGTTGTCCGAGGTAGCGGCGAGACGGTGGACGATGCGACCAGCCTCACCAGCGGCGGCTCAGGCCGTCCAGTAGGGCGCGGACCGGAACGGACGGGGCGAAGCGGGGGTCGGGCAGTGTGCACTGCTGGAACAGCAGGCCCTCCAGCAGTGCGCGCAGGGCGGCGAAGTCGCGTTCGGGGTGAGGGGAGCCGAGTCGCCGCAGCCACGGTGCCCCCCAGGTCTGGAGGCGTTGCCGTCGTGACTCGACCTGCTCGCGAAGGTGCTCGCGGTGCGCGGCTTCGAGGAAGATCGCGTGCCGGGCGAGTGTGGCGGTGCGGGCCGTCGAGGCGAGCTCGTCCACGAACTGGGCCACGGCCTCGGCGAAACCGTCGAGAGTGAGGGCGCTGGTGTCCAGGTCGGCCGAGAACAGGCCCCACGCCTGCTCGTCCTGGGCGACGAGCCGGTCGAGAACGCCCGCGACGAGGGCGTCGCGGTTGCGGAAGTAGTTCGACGTCGAGCCCTCGGGCAGCCGTGCCTCGGCATCCACGGCCCTGTGTGTGAGCTGCCGCGTTCCCTGCGATCCGAGGACCCGGATCGCGGCGTTGAGCACCTGGTCCCTGCGTGTCGTCACGCCCACACACTACTCCCGTAGTGATGCCACTACATGTGTAGTACGGTCGGGGTATGGAAGCTCGGATAGTCGGTGGTGGGATCGGCGGGCTCGCCGCGGCGGCGGGGCTGACTCTGGCGGGCTGGCGCGTCCACGTGTACGAGCGGGCCGATGCGCTCGCCGACGACGGCGCGGGCCTCGGCATGTGGCCGCGCGCGCTGAGGGCACTCGACGCGCTGGGCCTCGGCGACGAACTGCGCAGGCGTGCGGCACCACAGCAGCCGGGCGTGATCCGGACCCTCGACGGCGGCACGCTCGCGACGATCGACACGGATCGCATCCGCCGCAGGGCAGGCGAGACAGTGCACGTGGTGGCGCGTCCCGACCTGCTCGCGCTGCTGTTCGAGTCGCTTCCCGACGGCACCGTCCACTTCGGCGAGCAGGCGCCCTACGACGTTGACGCGGACGTGGTGATCGGCGCCGACGGTGCGCAGCGCCGTCCGCCGCCGCCTCTTCGGCGCGCGATACGGCCTTCGCGACACGGGGCGGACGGTGTGGCGCGGTGTGCTGGACGTCCGGGTCGAGGGGGCGGGGGAAGTCTGGGGGCCCGGCGCGAAGTTCGGCTACACGCCATTGACCGGCGGCCGCACCAACTTCTACGCCGTACTGCCGGTGGCCTCGCCTCCCGGTGATCCGGTGAGGGAGCGCGACCTTCTGCTGGGCCACTTCGGACGATGGCCGGAACCGGTTCCCTCGATACTGCGGCAGGCCGATCCGGCGCGGTTGCTCTGCCACGGCCTTCGCTATCTCGGTCCCAAGCTGCCCCGTTATGTCAGCGGGCACACCGCGTTGATCGGCGATGCCGCCCACGCGATGACACCGGACCTCGGGCAGGGCGCCTGCCAGGCACTGATCGACGGGCTGACACTGGCCCGTTGTCTCGCGACGGCCTCGACGAGGGGCGACATCGCCACGGCGTTGCGTGACTACGACCGGCAACGGCGCGGGCCGACCCAGCGGATCGCGACAGCCGCACGGTGGGTCGGCCGCCTGAGCACGGCGCGCCGTGCCACGCGCGTGCGTGACGTGCTGGTGCGCGCGGCGGCGGCCGTCTGACTCGGTCGTCCGGCGTGCTCCTGGCCGGTGGGTCGCGGCCTGCCTGCCCGTGACACGCGGGACGGTGCGCCGCCACCCTGTCACGTGCGGGGCCGTGCCGCGGGCGTGACCGCCCGCCGGTCACCCGGCGAGGTCGGCGGCGGCCTGTGCGAGGTCGGCGGTGAGCGTGGCCGAGAGAGCGGCGTCGCGCTGCACGCTGTTGCGGCGTTCCCAGTATCCGCGGGTGGTGGAGGCGTTGGCGTGTCCCGCCCACTCCTGCACCTCCTGCAACGGCTTTCCCTTGTCGAGCAGGGCGGTGATGGCCGTGGCCCTGAGCACGTGCGGGGTGACCTTCCTCGGTTCGCGCAGGCCGGCGTGGCGGGCGAGGCGCCGCGTGATGCTGATGAGCTGGTGCCGGTCGCGGCGCAACCCGGTCTCCGGGTGGACGAGCACGGGGCCGGTGCTCCGGCCGTCGAGGTAGGCGGTCAGGTGCGGGGTGGCCGCGTCGCCGAGCCTGCGGCGCACCCAGCGGCCACCTTTGCGGGCCACCGACAACACCGGCGGCACATGTGCGTGATCGAGGTTGTCGATGTCGAGCGACACCACTTCGGACTCCCGCAACCCCTGGGTGAACAGCAACTCGAACACGAGGTGTTCCTCGTGGCTCGAACACGCCGAGGCGAGTGCGGCCACCTCGGGCAGTTCGAGCACGCGGGTGGCGCCGGGAGGGCGGCCGTTGGTCGAGGTCCCGATGGGCGGTGCGTGGGTGGGCAGGTGCACCGGGTTCTCCACGGCGAGGCGGTGTGCTCGCCTGGCGTGGTCGAAAAGGGACGACAGCGCGGAGAGGTAGCGGCGCTGGGTGCGCGCCGACCAGCCCTTGCTCTTGGCGTAGAGCGACCAGGCCGTCACGGTGTCGAACGTCATGGCGTTCAGCAGGTCGGCAGGCGTGCGGCCGGTGGCGGCGGCGAACCACTCGGCGATGCGGCAGATGTCGTCGGCGTAACCGCGTTTGGTGTCGAGGGAACGCCGCTGGTAGCTGGACAGCCAGTGCAGCACCACCCCGAACGTGGTTCTGTCGAGGGTTCGCGACAGCCTGTCGAGGCGTTCGGCGCCGATGTCGGCCATCAACTGGTGGGCAACGACGGCGTCCACTCGGTGTGCGGGCAGTCCGGGGGAGGGCAGCGCGCGGTGGGCGGGCTCCAGCGCCGTCGTGAAGGCGTCCGGCTGCGTGGCCGGGTGGTCGGGGAGGTGTGTGGTCATCGCGATCCGGAGAGCAGCGAACGGGTTCGGGCAGGCGCCCACGGCGGGATCTCGCCGAGGATGTCGGCGAGGGTGACCCCCGCGAGGCTGCGTTTCCACGCCTCGTGTGCTTCGGCCATCTTGACCGCGATCACGCACGTGTGACGGCAGTCCTCAGGGGACAGTGCTCCTCGGCCTTGCTGCCGGATCTCGTGGCATTCGTACGGAGAAGCGGCGCCGTCCACGGCCTCCACGATCTGCAGGAGCGTGATGTCGGTGGCGGGCCTGGCGAGGCGGTAGCCGCCGCGAGGCCCCGGGGTCGCGGTGAGCACCCCCGCCTTGGCCAGCGCCTTGAGCTGCTTCGCCAGATACGGCGCGGGCAGGTCGAAGTAGTCAGCGAGCTGGGCCGCCGAGGCGGTCGCTCGTGGTTCGAGCTGCGCCAGCGTCGT comes from Saccharomonospora xinjiangensis XJ-54 and encodes:
- a CDS encoding acyl-CoA synthetase, whose translation is MTVLFPALRTSGDDPALRFGDRGLTYGELAATAGALAHRIRSAGGESPRVAVWATPSLETAVATVAALLAGVPAVPINPKIGQRELAHIVADSEPGLVLTEPGASLPPGLDSVTRVEVGLADRADPPCENDTDDESPAFVVYTSGTTGAPKGVVLPRRAVVSTLDALGDAWQWTADDVLIHALPLFHVHGLILGILGPLRRGGSVRHVGRFSPAAVAAELTTGATMMFGVPTMYHRIAGEVAGDAGLAEALAGARLLVSGSAALPVHDHERITAATGQRIVERYGMTETLMNTSVRADGERRPGTVGLPLPGVELRLVDEQGTPIEVWDGETVGEIEVRGPNLFTEYLNRPDATEGAFHDGWFRTGDMAVRDPDGYVRIVGRKATDLIKSGGYRIGAGEIENALLEHPGVAEAAVTGEPDADLGERIVAWVVPQGTPPSEEELAEHVATLLTPHKRPRVVRFLDALPRNDMGKVMKRALHG
- a CDS encoding TetR/AcrR family transcriptional regulator; this translates as MTTRRDQVLNAAIRVLGSQGTRQLTHRAVDAEARLPEGSTSNYFRNRDALVAGVLDRLVAQDEQAWGLFSADLDTSALTLDGFAEAVAQFVDELASTARTATLARHAIFLEAAHREHLREQVESRRQRLQTWGAPWLRRLGSPHPERDFAALRALLEGLLFQQCTLPDPRFAPSVPVRALLDGLSRRW
- a CDS encoding FAD-dependent oxidoreductase, with amino-acid sequence MEARIVGGGIGGLAAAAGLTLAGWRVHVYERADALADDGAGLGMWPRALRALDALGLGDELRRRAAPQQPGVIRTLDGGTLATIDTDRIRRRAGETVHVVARPDLLALLFESLPDGTVHFGEQAPYDVDADVVIGADGAQRRPPPPLRRAIRPSRHGADGVARCAGRPGRGGGGSLGARREVRLHAIDRRPHQLLRRTAGGLASR
- a CDS encoding FAD-dependent monooxygenase yields the protein MRERDLLLGHFGRWPEPVPSILRQADPARLLCHGLRYLGPKLPRYVSGHTALIGDAAHAMTPDLGQGACQALIDGLTLARCLATASTRGDIATALRDYDRQRRGPTQRIATAARWVGRLSTARRATRVRDVLVRAAAAV
- a CDS encoding tyrosine-type recombinase/integrase encodes the protein MTTHLPDHPATQPDAFTTALEPAHRALPSPGLPAHRVDAVVAHQLMADIGAERLDRLSRTLDRTTFGVVLHWLSSYQRRSLDTKRGYADDICRIAEWFAAATGRTPADLLNAMTFDTVTAWSLYAKSKGWSARTQRRYLSALSSLFDHARRAHRLAVENPVHLPTHAPPIGTSTNGRPPGATRVLELPEVAALASACSSHEEHLVFELLFTQGLRESEVVSLDIDNLDHAHVPPVLSVARKGGRWVRRRLGDAATPHLTAYLDGRSTGPVLVHPETGLRRDRHQLISITRRLARHAGLREPRKVTPHVLRATAITALLDKGKPLQEVQEWAGHANASTTRGYWERRNSVQRDAALSATLTADLAQAAADLAG
- a CDS encoding RrF2 family transcriptional regulator, encoding MKLPVSTEWVLHCATTLAQLEPRATASAAQLADYFDLPAPYLAKQLKALAKAGVLTATPGPRGGYRLARPATDITLLQIVEAVDGAASPYECHEIRQQGRGALSPEDCRHTCVIAVKMAEAHEAWKRSLAGVTLADILGEIPPWAPARTRSLLSGSR